A part of Aegilops tauschii subsp. strangulata cultivar AL8/78 chromosome 2, Aet v6.0, whole genome shotgun sequence genomic DNA contains:
- the LOC109743677 gene encoding uncharacterized protein codes for MIPISTSVSLRIYAPVSPPPFLPCVRGQHPIHSRTLLAGRLAASRFLRTCVRRQMASTTADDAAAGRRKAGTPPALPPPPAEQAVRCPRCDSPNTKFCYYNNYSLSQPRHFCKTCRRYWTKGGALRSVPVGGGCRKNKRSRSGSSSSSRGLSLTTPAGGGADQDQQHAARMSMGGFPGGGGGDFRGVVGMLPVLHSPAVVGQYVPFGDWSSGETNGGGAAGRATNGSAGAGNGAASSAIASSIESLSFINQDLHWKLQQQRVATMFLGPPSASSSSHPHAVGGGSNGMPAAAQFGGGGAFLQMAGLSGCMETLPATTTWFMDNSYALPSPPRPAAGVGAASSNINSGRSSGGGGDDNATSDNNNCGGSIPSWGDISTFAMLP; via the coding sequence ATGATTCCCATCTCCACCTCCGTCTCCCTCCGTATATACGCGCCCGTGTCCCCTCCCCCCTTCCTTCCCTGCGTCCGTGGCCAGCACCCAATCCACAGCCGTACCTTGCTCGCTGGCCGGCTAGCCGCCTCTCGCTTCCTACGTACGTGCGTACGTCGTCAGATGGCGTCGACGACGGCCGACgacgcggcggcggggcggcgcaaGGCGGGCACTCCGCCGGCCCTGCCGCCGCCCCCGGCGGAGCAGGCGGTGAGGTGCCCGCGCTGCGACTCGCCCAACACCAAGTTCTGCTACTACAACAACTACAGCCTGTCGCAGCCGCGCCACTTCTGCAAGACCTGCCGCCGGTACTGGACCAAGGGCGGCGCGCTCCGCAGCGTCCCCGTCGGCGGCGGCTGCCGCAAGAACAAGCGCTCCCgctccggctcctcctcctcctcccgcggcctCTCCCTCACCACGCCGGCCGGGGGCGGCGCCGACCAGGACCAGCAGCACGCGGCGAGGATGAGCATGGGCGGGTttcctggcggcggcggcggcgacttccGCGGCGTGGTCGGCATGCTGCCGGTGCTCCACTCCCCGGCCGTCGTCGGCCAGTACGTGCCGTTCGGGGACTGGTCCTCGGGGGAAACCAACGGCGGGGGCGCGGCAGGCCGCGCGACGAACGGGTCGGCGGGAGCCGGAAACGGGGCGGCGAGCAGCGCCATCGCGTCGTCCATCGAGTCGCTCAGCTTCATCAACCAGGACCTCCACTGGAAGCTGCAGCAGCAGCGGGTCGCCACCATGTTCCTCGGCCCGCctagcgcctcctcctcctcccaccccCACGCCGTCGGTGGCGGGAGCAATGGCATGCCAGCCGCCGCCCAGTTCGGAGGAGGCGGCGCCTTCCTGCAGATGGCGGGGCTATCCGGCTGCATGGAGACGCTGCCGGCGACCACGACATGGTTCATGGACAACTCCTACGCGTTGCCTTCCCCGCCCCGACCCGCTGCCGGCGTGGGCGCCGCCAGTAGCAACATCAACAGCGGCCGgagtagcggcggcggcggggatgaTAACGCCACGTCGGACAACAACAACTGCGGCGGCTCGATCCCGTCATGGGGCGACATTTCGACGTTCGCAATGCTGCCGTAG